The sequence below is a genomic window from Micromonospora aurantiaca ATCC 27029.
GAGCCTGGGCGGCAACTTCACGCTCGCCGGCATCTGCGCCGGTCTGGTCCTGGTGCTGATGGGCGCGTGGGCCGCCGCCGCGACCACGACCAAGGGCCGGTACGCCCCGGGCGCGGCGCTGCTGTCGACAGCGCCCGGCACGGCGCCGATCGGCCCGGTCCCGGAGCGGTTCGACGCGATCACGCCGGACCCGCTGCAGATCCGGCAGGGCTTCATGGACGTGCCGGACACCAACCGGGACAAGTGTTTCCAGCAGGTCGAGGGCGCCGAGGTGCTGTCCTGCACGTACGGCGTTCCGAACGGGTCCACCACCGTCGCGCTCGTCGGCGACTCGAAGATGGACCAGTGGCTGCCCGCGTTCCAGGTGCTCGCCGCCCAGAACGACTGGAAGCTGCTGATCATGGCGAAGGCGGGGTGCGCCTTCACCAGCGCCCAGGTGCTCAAGGGCGACGGGTCCGGCAAGCCGTACACCGACTGCATCGAGTGGAACCGTGCGCTGCTGGACCGCCTGGTGCAGGAGCGCCCCGACTACGTGGTCACCTCGCAGTCGGCGTCGACGGCCCTGGACAGCGGGGGTGAGCGCGCCACCGTCGCGGCGATGGTGTCCGGCGTACGGGCCTCGTGGAAGAAGCTCGACTCGGTGGGGACCAAGGTCGTCGTCCTCGCCAACAACCCGCATCCGGGCGCGGCGGTGGCGTGCGCCGACAAGAACCGCAAGCGCCTGTCCGCCTGCGCGTTCGACAGGGAGAAGCACGACCAGGACCCGGCCTACCGGATGCAGCGGCAGGCGGTCGCGGGCGCGCCGAAGGTCAAGATGATCGACCTGTTCGACGCCGTCTGCCCGACCGACAGGTGCCCTGTGGTGTTCGGCAACGTGCTCATCTACCGGGGTGGCTCGCACATCGGCGCGGCGTACGTGAAGACGACCGCGCCGCACCTCGCCCGTGCCCTGTCCGACGTCGGCGTGCCCGCGCGCTTCACCCCGGCCGGGTAGGTCGCCGGGGTTGCGGCGCCCGGCCACGATGGCGGCGTGATCATGCGTCGGCCGCTCTGGCTCAGCCTCGCGTACGTGCTGCTGGCGGTCGCCGGTGGCGCCCTGCTCTGGCTGCCGTTCCACACCCAGATGGCGCTCGACGACTGGGGGGTGACGCTGCGCGAGCGGGGTACGCCCGCACAGGCGACGGTGGTCGACCAGGTGACGGAGAGCGGTGGCAACCGGAGTTCCTCGTCGCGCACCATGTACTTCAGTTACGCGGTCGACGGCCGGACGCACTCGCAGGAGGTGCCCTGCTTCGAGGTGTGCCGGGCCGCGGGCACCGAGGTGCCGATCTGGGTCAACCCGGCGGACCCGAACGACTTCGTCACCGACTTCGGGCAGCTCAGCGGGCATCGCGGGCGGGTGCAGGGCGTACTCGGCGTGGTCGGGCTGTTCGCCCTGGGCGCCGGGGTGGTGCTGACGCTGTCCCGCATCCGGCGCGCCGCCCGACCAGGCGACCGCGCCGGCCGGCCGGGCCACGACGCGGCGCGCCGCGACCGGCCGCGCCGGATGGCGCCGACGCCGGTCGGAGACGGTCGCGGCTACACCGGCCGGGGCAAACGCAAGCGCAACGCCGGGCGTTGACGCAAGCGCAACGCTCGGTGCCGGCCGCCGGCGACGGGGTCAGCGGTAGAGCGTCTCCAGGTAGGCCGGGCCGTAGTGGCGTTCCAGGTCGGCCAGGCTCTCCGCCGGGGCCTCCACCTCCTTGATCAGCCGGGCCCGCGTCGGCAGCACGTCCGGTTGCCAGGTCTCCGGCTGCCACAGCTCGGAGCGCAGGAACGCCTTCGCGCAGTGGTAGAAGATCTGCTCGATCGCGACCTCGACGGCGAGCACCGGCCGGTGGCCCTTCACCTCCATGTCGGCGAACCACGGCGCGTCGGAGATCAGCCGGGCCCGGCCGTTGATCCGCAGCGTGTCGGTGCGGCCGGGGATCAGGAAGATCAACCCGACGTGCGGGTTGGCCAGGACGTTGCGGTAGCCGTCGGCCCGCCGGTTGCCGGGCCGCTCCGGGATCGCGATCGTGGTGTCGTCGAGCACCAGCGCGAAACCGGGCGGGTCACCCTTGGGGGAGACGTCGCAGGTGCCGTCCGCGCCGGCGGTGGCGATCAGGCAGAACGGCGAGGCGGCGAGCCACTCCCGGTCGCGTTCGTGCAGCGTACGGCGGTCCTTGGCGGCCGCTCGCGGCATCGGTGTGCCGATCAGCTCGCGTAGTTCGGCCTCGCTGGTGATCTCCCGGGTCGTCACGTCTTCCTCCCCCGTCCGTTGACCTCGACGACGGTTCCGGCCCGCGACGGGCCGTGATCCGCCACTGTCAGCCTAGGAGAGCGCGTCGAGTGCCGGGTTTGCCCCCGGAGCCGGCGGGTAGGGACCGGTTCGCAGCGTGCGTCCGGACGCGACGGATGGAGGCCGAGATGGAGAGCCGACTCAAGGTGCTCGGCCATCCCGTGCATCCGATGCTCGTGATGTTCCCGGTGGCGCTCTTCGTGACCGCGGTGATCTTCGACGTGGTGGACACCGTGGGCGGGCCCGGCTTCCTGGCCGAGGTCGCGTACTGGAACATCACCGTCGGTCTGATCGGCGGCCTGCTGGCCGCGGCGGCGGGGGCGTTCGACCTGCTCGCCCTGCCGGCCGGCACCCGCGCCAAGCGGGTCGGTGTCACCCACGCCGCCGCCAACGTGGCGGTCATCCTGCTGTTCGCCGCGGTCTGGGCGGTCCGGCTCAACGCCGACTCCCGGGCGGCCGGGGGCGCGCTCGTCGCCATCGAGGTGGTCGCCCTGGCGATCCTCGGCGTGAGCGCGTGGCTCGGCGGCGAACTGGTGGACCGGCTCGGTGTCGGCGTCGACCCGGAGCACGATCTCAACGCGCCCAGCTCGCTGCGCCCCTCCTCGGCGACACAGCGGATCGGAGACGCGCGATGACGGAACAGGGCAGCGGACGGGGCTGGCGTGGTCGCCAGCAGGGCTGGGATCCGATGGGCGAACTCCAGTCGCTGCGGTCCGAGCTGAGCCGGCTGGTCGGCGGACGCTCCGGCAGCCAGGACGTGGATCTGGCCGAGACGGCCGACGGCTGGGAGGTAGTCGTCCGGCTTCCCGGCGTGGCGCCGGAGGAGGTCGCCGTCGAGCTGGACGACCGGGAGCTGTGCGTACGCGCCCGGTCGGAGGCCGAGGTGAACGCCGACCACGGCATCCCGGGCGGGTTCACCA
It includes:
- a CDS encoding DUF3592 domain-containing protein; translation: MRRPLWLSLAYVLLAVAGGALLWLPFHTQMALDDWGVTLRERGTPAQATVVDQVTESGGNRSSSSRTMYFSYAVDGRTHSQEVPCFEVCRAAGTEVPIWVNPADPNDFVTDFGQLSGHRGRVQGVLGVVGLFALGAGVVLTLSRIRRAARPGDRAGRPGHDAARRDRPRRMAPTPVGDGRGYTGRGKRKRNAGR
- a CDS encoding pyridoxamine 5'-phosphate oxidase family protein; this encodes MTTREITSEAELRELIGTPMPRAAAKDRRTLHERDREWLAASPFCLIATAGADGTCDVSPKGDPPGFALVLDDTTIAIPERPGNRRADGYRNVLANPHVGLIFLIPGRTDTLRINGRARLISDAPWFADMEVKGHRPVLAVEVAIEQIFYHCAKAFLRSELWQPETWQPDVLPTRARLIKEVEAPAESLADLERHYGPAYLETLYR
- a CDS encoding DUF2231 domain-containing protein, with protein sequence MESRLKVLGHPVHPMLVMFPVALFVTAVIFDVVDTVGGPGFLAEVAYWNITVGLIGGLLAAAAGAFDLLALPAGTRAKRVGVTHAAANVAVILLFAAVWAVRLNADSRAAGGALVAIEVVALAILGVSAWLGGELVDRLGVGVDPEHDLNAPSSLRPSSATQRIGDAR
- a CDS encoding Hsp20/alpha crystallin family protein, with protein sequence MTEQGSGRGWRGRQQGWDPMGELQSLRSELSRLVGGRSGSQDVDLAETADGWEVVVRLPGVAPEEVAVELDDRELCVRARSEAEVNADHGIPGGFTTRGFEYRVDLPSRVDPDRIDAVMDHGLLRIRLPRATRPAPRTITVGRTGPRPGADRTPMPADPAADRELHHPDTALDEIDRP